CAACATTATTACCGCATAAAATATAGTCACACAATAAACATATGTAAGGAAGATGAAAGCATATGAATAGCTCGTGATAATATTAAGATCAGAACTAGACTTAGCCTTCAACTTATTGCTTCAATTCTACATTTACAAGTACAGCTTGATACATCTACAGACTACAATGACAACCACATTGGTGAGCCTGCGCAACTTTAAAACATACACTGTAAAATACAAATCTGCGGTCATCAACTTTTTGTTTACGGGCACATTATCTCCATTGTAAGCTGATCATCATATTCACGATAATTAGGTCCAGAAATCAAAACATCTTTGCTCACTCTTGCTTGCAGTATCTCATTTTCGGTCAAGCTTGAGCAGAGACTACCAGGAGAGAGTTTGAATTGGTCCCCCGCTTCACAAAACGGATTCACACATGACCTTTTGAACTATCATACAAAAGCTACGTACAGTACCTTTTCCTTGTATATAGCAGCAACTTATTCAAGTAGATATAGCTCATTACTGCATAAAATATAGGCATTCCAAGCTGAACCAATTCGCGTGAACTTGACACCGCTCTAGCATTTTGGACTCTTAAATAATTTCAACATTGTTACCGCATAAAATACAGTCATATAATAAACATATTTAAGGAAGATGAAAAGCATATGAATAGCTTGCAATAATGGTAAGATCAgaattaaacttatttttcagcTTATTGCTTCAATTCTACATTTAGGAGTACAGCTTGATACACCTACAGACTACAATCACATCCATGTTCGTGAGACCGCCCAACTTTAAAACATACACTATAAATTACACATCTGCGATCATCAGCTTTTGTTTACTGGCGCATTATCTCCATCAAAAACTGGTCATTTTATTCGGGACAATTAGATCTAGAATCAAAACATCTTTGCTTACTCTTGCTCGCAGTATCTCATTTTCGGTCAAGCTTGAGCAGAGACTATCAGGAGAGAGTTTATTGGCCCCCCGCTTCACAAAACGGATCCACACATGGCCTTTTGAACTAGCATACAAAGAGCTACCAGGTACAGTACCTTTTCCTTGTACGTAGCAGCAAATTATTCAAGTAGAAATAGCCCACAAAAGGGTATTAGAGTACCAGATTAGAGTTTGGAGGCAGTGGCGAGCTTGATGAGATCTTTTCTCAGAATCTTCCCCGATGCGTTCTTCGGAATGTCCGATACAAAGGCCACTTTTCGAATCTTCTTGTAAGGCGCCACCTATAATTATTTAACACAGAAATCAGAATACTACATACTAAAATGATGAATGGACCATAACGTTATGTTCATCAAACTGCAAAAGCGAACCGAAAATAATggttttcatctaatttgtttttatttttgtggaaATCGCTTCAACTTGGGCGTGAAAAAAAGTAAACACAAATGGTTCTGTCTAGCTTTGGTTTCTAAGCAACTGATTGTTAAATACAAACTGTTAAAATATTGTTCATgaatagcttaaatttttagagaaaaagatGACAATGCATAGCAGCAAAGATCTACAAACCTGGATTTACCAGTGAGGTAAGTGcacatcatagcatacatcTATAACACATTCTACTTATCACTTGATAACATTAGGTACATTGAAATCGAGATTTACCTGTTTTTCCACAAACTTCATCACCTCACTCTCGGACAATTGGCTCCCCTCCTTCCTCACCACGTACGCCATCGGAACCTGCCCGGCCTCCCTATCCGGGAACCTGCACCAATTTCTCAACAATTAAGAAAGCCAACACAGATCGAATCACACGGTTCATATTACTCCAACATATAGTAAGGCTCTGCAACTCCTTACGGTATAACAGCAGCGTCAGCAACATCGGGGTGAGTTAGTAACAATGCCTCCAACTCTGCAGGAGGCACCTGTAACAAAGCATTATCAGCCACACAATCAAAATCAGACGAGTCTCGTTAGTCATCAGTACTGCATATTCTAACTGGACCGCCAAAATTACCTGATAGCCTTTGTACTTGATTAGCTCCTTGAGCCGATCCACCACGAAGAGGTACCCATCCTCGTCTATGTAGCAGAGATCCCCAGTTCTAAGCCACCCCTCCGAGTCCAAAGTCGAGCGCGTGGCCTCCTCGTTCTTGAAATACCCTGCAACATTGTCATTTCATAAATAACAGAATAACAAGTACAGAATCTTTGTAAACCTGGTGTGTACGAAATTTCTGCATGCTAAGTAATCTAGATGTTTAGCAGAAGGCATAGCGCATTTAAATCATTAGGGTGACCGACCATCAAATTACAGCCAATGATTGCGCCTTTATTTCAGCTAGACGGTCAGATCAATAGTGTGAAAAGCTTTATACTCATTGAAGCTATTATAGAGAATCTGTGCGTGAGAATAACTTCCAATGACGAGACTGTTTAATTAACGGTCTATATATGTTGGTTTCAGATTCAAATGTTGTGCATTCTGAGTTTATTTTCACATGGAATTCCCCGTGGTAGACCATCTAATTAATCGTGTATATTGCTTCAATATTCGAGTACTACAGGCGACAGATGATATATTATACTGTCTCACAAGAGGGCTTTTATACAATTTTGTGGAAAAATTCTTCAAACCCCTGACAGATAAGATGTCCAACAGAtgttaaaatattaacaaaattatctaatattttaagtCTACGTATAGCCATTCAAAACTCTGGAAACTATTTGTACCACACCATAACATTAAGATCAACATGTAAGTATAACATGTAAAAGATAAACTATGGGCTACATCAACGTACCTGCCTATTTATGTGATATATACATTTACGGATTGTACTCGCTACTCATTTACATACGAGTATAGAGATGAGCAAGGTAAGGTACCTTTCATGACGTACGGCCCGCGGATCCAGAGCTCGCCGGTGCGGTTGACGGGGAGGGGTTTCCCGGTGTCGGGATCGACGATCCGCGCCTCGGTGTTGGGCGACAGCAGCCCCGCCGTGCCGTACCTCCGGCTCTCCTCGGCCGAGTCGGTGGACGCGCCGATCCCCGTGCTCTCCGTGAGCCCGTAACCCTGCAGTATCTCGACCCCGGGGTACTTCTCCCTGAAGCCCTCGATCACCTCCTTGCTCAGCGGCGCACCCCCGGACAGTATCCTCCGCAGCCGCCCCAGCGGCAGCTTCCCcctcccgctcccgctccccAACATCGCCACCAGGATCGGCGGCACCAGCGGGAGGTACGTCGCCCCGTAGGCCCCGATCGCGCGCAGCATCTCCCCGATCTCGAACTTGGAGAGCACGACGATGGTGGATCCCGCCCCCAGAAGCCCCGTGGCGAACGCGGCGAGGCCGTAGACGTGGAACATCGGGACCGTGCAGATGAAGGTCTCCGGCTCGCCGCCCCCCGAGGATTCGTCGAGGTTGAACCGGTTGACGATGATCTGGACCATGGAGATG
This genomic interval from Ananas comosus cultivar F153 linkage group 8, ASM154086v1, whole genome shotgun sequence contains the following:
- the LOC109713814 gene encoding 4-coumarate--CoA ligase-like 4, whose amino-acid sequence is MAYPEKKKGSEREVDPRSGFCAANATFYSKRRPVALPAEADLDVTTFLASRRHSGTTALIDAATGRRVSFPELWRSVAAVASSLRAPPLSLRKGRVVLLLSPNSIRFPVVALAAMSLGAVLTTTNPLNTPAEIAKQVADAAPAVAFAPRALVPKLPPRPDLPIVLLDDSRLADDDDPRILCTIADMIAAHPDPDPIPHPMREPVRQDDPATLLYSSGTTGASKGVVATHRNLISMVQIIVNRFNLDESSGGGEPETFICTVPMFHVYGLAAFATGLLGAGSTIVVLSKFEIGEMLRAIGAYGATYLPLVPPILVAMLGSGSGRGKLPLGRLRRILSGGAPLSKEVIEGFREKYPGVEILQGYGLTESTGIGASTDSAEESRRYGTAGLLSPNTEARIVDPDTGKPLPVNRTGELWIRGPYVMKGYFKNEEATRSTLDSEGWLRTGDLCYIDEDGYLFVVDRLKELIKYKGYQVPPAELEALLLTHPDVADAAVIPFPDREAGQVPMAYVVRKEGSQLSESEVMKFVEKQVAPYKKIRKVAFVSDIPKNASGKILRKDLIKLATASKL